The nucleotide window TGGGAAACCCGCTCAAACGGGATTGTCGACGTCGATGAAAAGATGCTCGATGTTGAAGGCTTCCGAGAGATGCGCGCCCACCGCCTGCACGCCGAAGCGCTCGGTTGCGTGGTGGCCCGCCGCGAGGAACGCCACTCCGCTTTCCGCCGACGTGTGCGTGGTCTGCTCGGAGATCTCGCCGGTGAGGAAGACGTCGGCGCCGGCGTCGATCGCGGCGTCGAAGAGACTTTGCGCCGCGCCTGTGCACCAGGCCACGCGGCGCAACTGCCAGTCGGGGTCGCCAAGCACGAGCGGCGTGCGGCCGAGCGTCTGCTCGACCTCGGCGGTAAAGTGCGCGAGCGTGATCGGCATGGGCAGCGTGGCCATCCAGCCAAGATCCTGCTCGCCGAAGCGTTGTTCGCCGATCCAGCCGAATCTGGCGCCCAACTGCGCGTTATTGCCCAGCTCGGGATGGTTGTCGAGCGGCAGATGGTAGGCGAACAGGTTGATATCGTTCGCGAGCAACGTCTTCAGGCGCCGGTACTTGCGGCCCGTAATCTGCGGCGCTTCGTTCTTCCAGAAGTAGCCGTGGTGCACGAGCACGGCGTCGGCGCCCCACTCGAGCGCGGCTTCGAGGAAGGCAAGTGAAGCGGTCACACCCGTGGCGATCTTCTCCACGCGACGCCGCCCTTCGACCTGCAGACCATTGGGGCAGTAGTCCTTGAACCGCGCGGATTCCAGAAGATTGTTCAGATACAATTCCAGTTCGATCCGATCCATATAATCCTCTAATCTTCAGATGCTTAGACGCTTTTGGCTGTTCTTCGCCCAGGCGGTGACGGTCCTGCTGGCGTTGATGTTCATCATCGCCACGCTCAAACCGCAGTGGCTGCAGCACCAGGGGCAGTTCGGCAAGCAGCTCGCCGAGCCGATCGTCGCACTGCGGGAGGTGGCGCCAGGCATCGGTGGAGGCGCCGCCCAAGGCTCTTATGCGGACGCCGCCCAGAAGGCCATGCCCGCGGTCGTCAACGTGTTCTCCAGCAAGGATGGGTCGCTGCCGCCCGATCCCCGCCAGAACGACCCGCTATTTCGCTACTTCTTCGGCGATCGCAACAAAAACCAGAAGCAGCACGAGCAACCTGCCGCCAACCTCGGTTCGGGCGTCATTGTCAGTCCGGACGGTTACATTCTAACGAACCAGCACGTGATCGACGGCGCGGACCAGATCGAAATCGCGCTTTCCGACGGCCGCACGACCAACGCGAAGGTGATCGGCATCGATCCGGAAACCGATCTCGCGGTGCTCAAGATCAACCTGCCGAACCTGCCCACCATCACGCTCGGCCGCATGGACCAGACACGCGTGGGCGACGTTGTGCTCGCCATCGGCAACCCGTTCGGCGTGGGACAAACGGTCACGATGGGCATCATCAGCGCGTTGGGCCGCAATCACCTCGGCATCAACACGTTCGAAAACTTCATTCAGACCGACGCGCCGATCAACCCGGGCAACTCGGGCGGCGCGCTCGTCGACGTGAACGGCAACCTGCTCGGCATCAACACGGCCATCTACTCACGCTCGGGTGGCTCACTCGGCATCGGCTTCGCGATTCCCGTTTCCACGGCGCGCAGCGTGCTGGAGAGCATCATCACCTCAGGCTCGGTCACGCGCGGCTGGATCGGCGTCGAACCACAGGACGTGACGCCCGAGATCGCCGACTCCTTCGGGCTGAAAGAGAAGTCGGGCGCGATCGTCGCGGGCGTGCTGCAGGGCGGCCCCGCCGACAAGGCCGGCATCAAGCCGGGCGACGTCCTCACCTCGGTGAACGGTGAGGCCATCACGGACACCACACGCCTTCTGAACGTGATCGCGCAGATCAAACCGGGCACCGACGCGAAGATCCACCTCGTGCGCAAGAACAAGGACATGGATCTCGACGTGCTGATCGGCAAGCGCCCGCCGCCGCCGAAGCAGCCGGCTCAGGAAGACGGCGAAGGCGACGACGACGGAGGCTGATCCGTCGCGCCCCCGCATCCAGAAAGCGAAAAGGCCGCGAACCCAAGTTCGCGGCCTTTTATTTTCCTGCGCTCAACCAGCGAGGTCAGCTTGCGGCTTGACTCTCGTCCACGGATTTCTTCTCTCCAGTACCGACGAAGATACGCGCCGCAATAATGCCAAGCTCGTACAGGATGATGAGCGGCAACGCGAGAATGAGCTGCGAGAACACGTCCGGCGGCGTCACGACGGCCGCGACAATGAACGCGCCGACGATCACGTAGGGCCGGATCTGCTTGAGCTTCTTCACGGTGACGATGCCCATGCGAACGAGCAACACGACGATGATCGGCACCTCGAAGGTCACACCGAACGCGATGAACATGGTGAGCACGAAGCTCAGGTAATTGTCGATATCGGTCGTCATCTCCGCGCCGAGCGGCGCGTTGTAGTGCGCCATCACGCGGAAGATGGTCGGGAACACCACGAAATACGCGAACGCCATGCCGCAGAGGAAGAGCGTGTAGCTGCTCGCCACGAGCGGCACGACGAGCTTCTTTTCGTGCTGGTAAAGACCGGGAGCGACGAACGCCCAGATCTGGTAGAGCACGATCGGCAGCGCGATCACGAAGGCCACGAGCATCGTGACCTTCATGGGCACGAAGAACGAGCCGGTCACGTCGGTGACGATCATCTTGCCGTCGCGCGGCAGGTTCTGCATGAGCGGACGCGCAAGCAGACGGAATATGTCGGGCGCCCAGTACACGAGCCCGATGAACACGACGATCACGGCAAGGCCTGCGCGAATGATGCGGTCGCGCAGTTCGACGAGATGGGAAATGAAGGTCTCTTCGGAGCCTTCTTCCAGTTTTTGCTGGGGGTCGCTCACACCGGCCCTCTGTTGGAAATGGTCGTGCGCAAAGGCGGATCCGCGTCAGAAGAAGCGCGTGGGCCGGCGCAAGCTCGCCGGCGTGTGCTGTGCCACGCGCGCAGCGCCGGATTGCACCCGCGTGCGGCGCAGCGTAGCGCGTTTGTACCAGACAGGCGCGGCGCTTCGCTTCACGCGCCAGTTCTTGCGCTTCGCACCGCTCGCGCCCGCGTTGCCGGAGCGCCAGCCCGACTGCGTCGCGGCGCCATTCACCAGGTTGGCGGCAGCGCCTTCCGCGCTGGCAGGATCCGCGCCGCCCGCGATGCTCGGCGACACCGACGTGCCCGCGTTCCACGCGTCGTTCAACTCGGTTTCATGCTTGCGCAGGTTGTCCTGAACGTTCTTTTCGACGTTCTGCGCCGCCTCCTCGAACTCGGTCTTCATGCGGCGCAGCTCGTCGAGTTCGATCTCGCGCGTGACTTCCGCCTTGACGTCGTTGATATAACGCTGCGCGCGCCCGAACAGCGCGCCCGCCGTGCGTGCGACACGCGGTAGCCGCTCCGGTCCGAGAACGACCAGCGCGACGACGCCGATCAGCGCCATCTTGGTTAAACCGAGATCGAGCATGAATGGAGTATTCCGTCAGCCTTGGCTGCCTTATTGGTCACGAGCTGGATTTGAGCTGGAAAACGACTGGCGGCGAAATAAGGCCGCCACGCGTTTTAGCGGTAGTCGTTCGAGCGCTGCGTCTTGTCCTTGGCTTCGACGTCGACTGCGCCGCCATTGGCCGGGAGCTCGCGCTTTTGCGTGTCGGCGCCGGCGCCTTCGTTCTCGCGCATGCCTTCCTTGAAACCCTTCACCGCACCGCCCAGATCGCTACCGATATTGCGCAGCTTCTTGGTGCCGAAGACAAGCGCAACGATCAACAAGACGATCAGCCAGTGCCAAATGCTCAACGAACCCATGATTGACTCTCTCCTTAACCCCGCCGCCACGCGAACTGCGCGACGCGATAAATTGTGCCTGTTTGATGTTGCATCGACGTGGCGTGCGAACCTTTAGCAAGACACCTGGTTGGACCCACGCCATTCGTCATTTATACCGATTTTCACCGCCGCCGGCACTCAGCCCATGCGGTGCCACGGACGCGGCCCGGCCAGCAAATGCGCGTGCAGATGGTAGACCTCCTGCCCGCCGCCCGGCCCCGTATTCACCACCGTGCGAAACCCGGTTTCGCCGCCCGTGTACGAGACGCCCAGTTCCTTGGCGAGCCTCGCGACCAACACAAACATTCTACCAAGCAGCGGTGCGTCGTTTTCACCGCAATCGGCAAGGGTGGAAATATGCTGGCGCGGAATGACGAGGACGTGTGTTTCTGCTGCAGGCCGGATGTCGCGGAAGGCGACGAACTCGTCGTCTTCGTACACCCGCGCGCTGGGAATATGGCCATCGGCGATCTTGCAGAAGAGACAGGTGCTGCGGTCGTGACTCATGGTGCTCCTGGTGAGCAAAGCCGCACATGCACCCGGATGCCCTCAAAACCAGGCGCGCGGGTTGTGCAGCGGCTTGTTGTCGTACAAGTACAGCCAGCCTTTGATGATACGGTACAACGTCCAGATTGCGACAGCCCACAAAATTGGAATGCCGACCAGCACGAAGATGA belongs to Paraburkholderia flagellata and includes:
- a CDS encoding Nif3-like dinuclear metal center hexameric protein, with the protein product MDRIELELYLNNLLESARFKDYCPNGLQVEGRRRVEKIATGVTASLAFLEAALEWGADAVLVHHGYFWKNEAPQITGRKYRRLKTLLANDINLFAYHLPLDNHPELGNNAQLGARFGWIGEQRFGEQDLGWMATLPMPITLAHFTAEVEQTLGRTPLVLGDPDWQLRRVAWCTGAAQSLFDAAIDAGADVFLTGEISEQTTHTSAESGVAFLAAGHHATERFGVQAVGAHLSEAFNIEHLFIDVDNPV
- the tatB gene encoding Sec-independent protein translocase protein TatB, encoding MLDLGLTKMALIGVVALVVLGPERLPRVARTAGALFGRAQRYINDVKAEVTREIELDELRRMKTEFEEAAQNVEKNVQDNLRKHETELNDAWNAGTSVSPSIAGGADPASAEGAAANLVNGAATQSGWRSGNAGASGAKRKNWRVKRSAAPVWYKRATLRRTRVQSGAARVAQHTPASLRRPTRFF
- the tatA gene encoding Sec-independent protein translocase subunit TatA, whose translation is MGSLSIWHWLIVLLIVALVFGTKKLRNIGSDLGGAVKGFKEGMRENEGAGADTQKRELPANGGAVDVEAKDKTQRSNDYR
- a CDS encoding Do family serine endopeptidase, with amino-acid sequence MLRRFWLFFAQAVTVLLALMFIIATLKPQWLQHQGQFGKQLAEPIVALREVAPGIGGGAAQGSYADAAQKAMPAVVNVFSSKDGSLPPDPRQNDPLFRYFFGDRNKNQKQHEQPAANLGSGVIVSPDGYILTNQHVIDGADQIEIALSDGRTTNAKVIGIDPETDLAVLKINLPNLPTITLGRMDQTRVGDVVLAIGNPFGVGQTVTMGIISALGRNHLGINTFENFIQTDAPINPGNSGGALVDVNGNLLGINTAIYSRSGGSLGIGFAIPVSTARSVLESIITSGSVTRGWIGVEPQDVTPEIADSFGLKEKSGAIVAGVLQGGPADKAGIKPGDVLTSVNGEAITDTTRLLNVIAQIKPGTDAKIHLVRKNKDMDLDVLIGKRPPPPKQPAQEDGEGDDDGG
- the tatC gene encoding twin-arginine translocase subunit TatC, producing the protein MSDPQQKLEEGSEETFISHLVELRDRIIRAGLAVIVVFIGLVYWAPDIFRLLARPLMQNLPRDGKMIVTDVTGSFFVPMKVTMLVAFVIALPIVLYQIWAFVAPGLYQHEKKLVVPLVASSYTLFLCGMAFAYFVVFPTIFRVMAHYNAPLGAEMTTDIDNYLSFVLTMFIAFGVTFEVPIIVVLLVRMGIVTVKKLKQIRPYVIVGAFIVAAVVTPPDVFSQLILALPLIILYELGIIAARIFVGTGEKKSVDESQAAS
- a CDS encoding histidine triad nucleotide-binding protein, whose protein sequence is MSHDRSTCLFCKIADGHIPSARVYEDDEFVAFRDIRPAAETHVLVIPRQHISTLADCGENDAPLLGRMFVLVARLAKELGVSYTGGETGFRTVVNTGPGGGQEVYHLHAHLLAGPRPWHRMG